Proteins encoded by one window of Ochrobactrum sp. BTU1:
- a CDS encoding alkene reductase, with product MSRLFVPLKIGALDLPNRIIMAPLTRKRAGVERVPNAMMAEYYRQRAGAGLILSEATSVSPQGVGYWGTPGIWNDAQVEGWKHVTQAVHEAGGRMFLQLWHVGRISDPELLDGELPVAPSAIPAAGHVSSLRPKRSYPVPRALETQEIPGIVEDFRRGAERAKAAGFDGVELHAANGYLIDQFLQDKTNKRTDRYGGSVANRARFLLEIVDAVIEVWGADRVGVHLRPRGEEHDMGDSNPGAIFGHVADELAKRKLAFIFVREIEAEDSLLGEIKRRFGGPVIANELMSQEDGERFIEASIADALAFGRDYIATPDLAERLQQGLPLNIPNKDTFYGEGPEGYIDYPRFSPLPC from the coding sequence ATGTCCCGTTTGTTCGTTCCGTTGAAGATTGGCGCTCTCGATTTGCCCAACCGCATCATCATGGCACCGCTCACCCGCAAGCGCGCTGGCGTCGAGCGCGTTCCGAACGCCATGATGGCGGAATACTATCGGCAACGGGCTGGAGCTGGTTTGATCCTGAGTGAAGCGACCTCCGTGTCTCCTCAAGGTGTCGGCTATTGGGGCACACCCGGCATTTGGAATGATGCACAGGTGGAGGGGTGGAAACACGTCACCCAAGCGGTTCACGAAGCTGGTGGCCGCATGTTTCTGCAGCTGTGGCACGTTGGCCGCATCTCCGACCCGGAACTCCTCGATGGCGAACTTCCGGTAGCACCCAGTGCGATCCCCGCGGCTGGGCATGTCTCGTCGCTACGGCCGAAGCGGTCATATCCGGTGCCACGTGCGCTGGAAACCCAAGAAATTCCTGGGATCGTCGAGGATTTTCGCCGGGGCGCCGAGCGGGCGAAGGCGGCTGGCTTCGACGGGGTCGAACTGCATGCGGCCAATGGCTATCTCATCGACCAGTTTTTGCAGGACAAAACCAACAAGCGAACCGATCGATATGGCGGCTCGGTGGCGAACCGCGCCAGGTTCCTGCTCGAAATCGTGGATGCAGTGATCGAGGTGTGGGGTGCTGATCGTGTGGGAGTGCATCTCCGGCCTCGTGGCGAGGAACACGACATGGGCGACAGCAATCCCGGCGCGATCTTCGGTCACGTCGCCGACGAACTAGCGAAGCGGAAGCTCGCGTTCATTTTTGTCCGTGAGATCGAAGCCGAAGACAGTTTGCTCGGCGAGATCAAGCGCCGATTTGGTGGCCCGGTCATTGCCAACGAACTTATGTCCCAGGAAGACGGCGAGCGGTTTATCGAAGCCAGCATTGCCGACGCGCTGGCATTTGGGCGCGACTACATCGCCACTCCCGACCTTGCAGAACGCCTTCAGCAGGGCCTACCCCTGAACATACCGAACAAGGATACGTTCTACGGCGAAGGTCCAGAGGGTTACATTGACTATCCGAGATTCTCGCCGTTGCCTTGTTAA
- a CDS encoding MBL fold metallo-hydrolase, protein MTTRRELFALSGAALVASAFPTSAQVTATPQGSVKITQIRNATLHIAYGGVRFLVDPMLSDRHAWPGFEGSVNSEERNPLVHLPITKEEIIDVDAVIVTHLHEDHWDEEAGKVLPRALPIFAQNDADAATIRGQGFSDVRVLSDTSSFKGVQLIKTDGRHGTEAHYAKIGNLLGEACGVVFKKAGLKTVYLAGDTIWHERVATALKTHRPDVAILNTGYAMVVGIEGGIIMGTQDVLSVHKAVPETLLIGSHMEAVNHCTVSRADLRAFARINGFADKLRTPGDGETIIL, encoded by the coding sequence ATGACCACACGCAGAGAGCTTTTTGCCCTATCGGGTGCTGCGCTTGTCGCCAGTGCCTTTCCGACAAGCGCGCAGGTTACCGCCACGCCGCAGGGCAGTGTGAAAATCACGCAGATACGCAACGCAACGCTCCATATCGCCTATGGCGGCGTTCGCTTTCTTGTCGATCCGATGCTTTCGGACCGTCACGCCTGGCCGGGTTTTGAAGGCTCGGTGAACAGCGAGGAGCGCAATCCCCTTGTGCATCTTCCGATAACGAAGGAAGAAATCATCGACGTGGACGCGGTGATCGTCACCCATCTGCACGAAGACCATTGGGATGAAGAAGCGGGCAAGGTTCTGCCGAGGGCGCTGCCGATTTTCGCGCAGAACGATGCGGATGCTGCAACCATCCGGGGACAGGGGTTCTCCGATGTGCGCGTGCTTTCGGACACGTCCAGCTTCAAGGGTGTACAGCTCATCAAGACGGACGGCCGTCACGGGACCGAGGCGCACTACGCCAAGATCGGCAACCTTCTCGGTGAGGCGTGCGGTGTCGTGTTCAAGAAAGCCGGACTAAAGACCGTCTATCTGGCTGGCGACACGATCTGGCACGAACGGGTAGCGACAGCTCTGAAAACGCATCGTCCAGATGTGGCGATCCTGAACACCGGGTATGCGATGGTCGTAGGGATCGAGGGCGGCATCATCATGGGAACGCAAGATGTGCTTTCGGTCCACAAAGCCGTCCCAGAAACCCTCCTGATCGGCAGCCATATGGAAGCAGTGAACCACTGCACTGTGAGCCGGGCTGACCTACGGGCGTTTGCCCGGATCAACGGTTTCGCCGACAAGCTGCGCACTCCCGGTGATGGGGAAACCATTATCCTTTGA
- a CDS encoding cysteine hydrolase yields the protein MSKRAILVVDLQNEYWPSGNLPLHGIDAAATNAASVMAHARAKGDLVINIRHEMPGAQLFVPDSDGAKINQAVLPKDDEPVITKHFPNSFRETGLSDLLKENGIEDVVVVGAMSHMCVDATVRAANDLGYKTITIHDACATLDLNFDGVTTPAAQVHAALMAALSFGYGEVISTDAFLAR from the coding sequence ATGTCGAAGCGCGCTATTCTGGTCGTTGACCTTCAAAATGAATATTGGCCATCGGGCAACCTCCCGCTTCATGGCATCGACGCCGCAGCCACCAATGCCGCAAGCGTCATGGCTCATGCCCGCGCAAAAGGTGATCTGGTCATTAACATTCGCCACGAGATGCCCGGAGCACAACTCTTCGTGCCCGACAGCGACGGTGCCAAGATCAATCAAGCCGTGCTGCCGAAGGATGATGAGCCCGTCATCACCAAGCACTTCCCTAACTCCTTCCGCGAAACCGGGTTGAGCGATCTGCTCAAGGAAAACGGCATTGAGGACGTCGTGGTCGTCGGCGCGATGAGCCATATGTGCGTCGATGCGACGGTGCGCGCAGCCAACGATCTGGGCTACAAAACCATAACGATTCACGATGCCTGCGCAACGCTTGATCTGAACTTCGACGGTGTCACCACTCCGGCGGCACAGGTGCACGCGGCGCTGATGGCAGCGCTTTCCTTTGGCTATGGCGAAGTGATCTCCACCGACGCCTTCCTCGCTCGCTAA
- a CDS encoding GlxA family transcriptional regulator, with translation MAHVRIGILLYPGAQTSAVLGLTDLFKVACRLADNVVSATPRLLVLHLQLEGDEEPDIVFQSEPDASGEVAGPCDVLILPPSLEPPISAEVATPLARWLRTRHGEGSVLASLCAGAFLLAETGLLGGRTITTHWGSADAFRNRFPDVSLDTDRLIIDGGDIISVGGLMAWTDLGLKLVERFLGPVVMAQTARMLLIDPPGREQRYYSGFAPRLTHGDAAILKAQHFLQANGGKEARLAILAEQAGLEQRTFLRRFQKATGMTATDYAQRLRVAKAQELLQFGQSPIERIAWEVGYSDPGAFSKIFVRIVGLSPGEYRQRFRA, from the coding sequence ATGGCACATGTGCGGATAGGGATCCTGCTTTACCCAGGTGCGCAGACGTCGGCTGTGCTAGGATTGACCGACCTGTTCAAGGTCGCTTGCCGGTTGGCTGATAATGTCGTTTCCGCTACCCCGCGTCTGTTAGTGCTGCATTTGCAGCTCGAGGGCGATGAAGAGCCCGATATTGTTTTCCAAAGCGAGCCCGACGCAAGCGGGGAGGTCGCAGGTCCTTGCGACGTGCTGATCCTGCCGCCTTCGCTGGAGCCACCAATATCGGCAGAAGTTGCCACGCCGCTTGCGCGCTGGCTGCGCACACGTCATGGTGAGGGTTCGGTATTGGCTTCCCTCTGCGCCGGAGCCTTTCTTCTGGCGGAAACCGGGCTTCTCGGCGGACGAACGATCACAACCCACTGGGGTTCTGCCGATGCCTTCCGCAATCGCTTCCCTGATGTGTCGCTCGATACAGATCGGCTGATCATCGACGGTGGTGATATCATCTCGGTGGGTGGACTGATGGCATGGACCGATCTTGGCCTGAAGCTTGTGGAGCGTTTTCTTGGTCCTGTGGTAATGGCACAGACCGCACGAATGCTGCTGATTGATCCACCGGGACGAGAGCAGCGCTATTATAGCGGGTTCGCTCCACGGCTGACCCATGGGGACGCAGCGATCCTTAAGGCCCAGCATTTTCTTCAGGCGAATGGTGGCAAAGAAGCACGACTTGCGATCTTGGCCGAACAGGCAGGATTGGAACAACGCACCTTCCTGCGTCGTTTCCAGAAAGCCACTGGTATGACCGCCACCGACTACGCTCAACGCTTACGAGTCGCCAAGGCCCAGGAGCTTTTGCAGTTCGGCCAATCTCCCATTGAACGCATCGCTTGGGAGGTCGGCTATTCTGATCCCGGTGCGTTCAGCAAAATCTTCGTTCGCATTGTTGGACTGTCGCCAGGAGAATATCGCCAACGGTTCCGGGCCTGA
- a CDS encoding site-specific integrase, translating into MAKEKPIEWRSQQLDTFAAVLPMNRRDMLAGILTDEDVETLRHLVNEGMGENTLRALTSDLAYLEAWSMAATDSPLPFPAPEALLLKFVAHHLWRPQQREIEPDHGMPADVEEELRQQGFLRVSGPHAPATVRRRLANWSTLTRWRGLEGAFSSPSIKSAIRLAVRAINRPRSRKSANAITSDILGKLLATCSGEDLTALRDRAILMVAFASGGRRRSEIAGLRVEQLVKQSPVTDEDGAPLPSLGIHLGRTKTSGADYDEIVYLTGGPVEALTRWLEAAKIDKASVFRKIDRWGNVSVRALEPSAVNRIVKQRAQMAGLKPEEFSAHGLRSGYLTEAANRGIPLPEAMEQSRHRSVQQASDYYNNVKRRSGRASRLL; encoded by the coding sequence ATGGCCAAAGAAAAGCCGATCGAATGGCGTTCCCAGCAACTTGATACGTTTGCAGCTGTCTTGCCGATGAACCGGCGCGACATGCTGGCCGGGATATTGACGGATGAGGATGTCGAGACGCTCCGGCATCTCGTCAATGAAGGCATGGGCGAAAACACCCTGCGCGCGCTGACTTCGGATCTGGCCTATCTCGAAGCCTGGTCGATGGCTGCAACCGACAGCCCCCTGCCCTTCCCCGCGCCCGAAGCCCTGTTGCTGAAATTCGTTGCCCATCATCTCTGGCGGCCGCAGCAGCGCGAGATCGAACCCGATCACGGCATGCCGGCCGACGTGGAAGAGGAATTGCGCCAACAAGGCTTTCTGCGCGTGTCGGGGCCACATGCACCGGCTACCGTCCGCCGCCGCCTGGCCAACTGGTCGACGCTGACCCGCTGGCGCGGGCTGGAAGGCGCGTTCTCGTCACCGTCCATCAAATCGGCAATCCGGCTTGCGGTCCGTGCCATCAACCGGCCGCGCAGCCGCAAGAGTGCCAATGCGATTACCAGCGATATTCTGGGCAAGCTGCTGGCGACGTGTTCCGGCGAGGATCTAACCGCATTGCGGGATCGCGCTATCCTGATGGTGGCCTTTGCCTCGGGCGGGCGCAGGCGCAGCGAAATCGCCGGTTTGCGCGTAGAACAGCTCGTCAAACAGTCGCCCGTCACTGATGAGGACGGCGCTCCCCTGCCCTCTCTTGGCATCCATCTCGGCCGCACCAAAACCAGTGGCGCTGATTACGATGAAATCGTCTATCTGACCGGCGGACCCGTCGAAGCCCTGACCCGCTGGCTGGAAGCAGCCAAGATCGACAAGGCCAGTGTGTTTCGCAAAATCGATCGCTGGGGCAATGTTTCCGTACGAGCGCTCGAACCCAGCGCCGTTAACCGGATCGTCAAGCAACGCGCGCAAATGGCAGGGCTTAAGCCGGAGGAGTTTTCAGCGCACGGCCTGCGCTCCGGCTATCTCACCGAAGCGGCCAATCGCGGCATCCCCCTGCCGGAAGCCATGGAACAATCGCGCCATCGTTCCGTGCAGCAGGCCTCCGACTATTACAACAACGTCAAACGGCGCAGCGGGCGGGCATCCAGATTGCTATAG
- a CDS encoding type II toxin-antitoxin system VapC family toxin, protein MIAIDTSIILAMALGEPEAISFERLVRREAVIIGWPTLLETRMVLTGKGFQNAAAIIHQLVDLPNITAIAFDQAHYRAAEQAFDRFGKGRHPAALNMGDCYSYAVASVAKAPLLFKGQDFGKTDLKLHPESSTL, encoded by the coding sequence ATGATCGCCATCGATACGTCGATTATCCTGGCGATGGCGCTGGGGGAGCCGGAAGCTATATCCTTTGAACGTCTGGTGCGGCGTGAGGCTGTGATTATCGGTTGGCCGACGCTGTTGGAAACCCGGATGGTTCTAACAGGCAAGGGATTTCAGAATGCCGCTGCAATTATCCACCAGCTCGTGGATTTGCCAAACATCACTGCAATAGCTTTCGATCAAGCGCATTATCGCGCCGCTGAACAAGCATTTGATCGATTTGGCAAAGGACGCCATCCGGCTGCGCTGAACATGGGCGACTGCTATTCCTATGCTGTGGCCAGTGTTGCTAAAGCACCGCTGCTGTTTAAAGGACAGGATTTCGGGAAAACCGACCTTAAACTGCACCCTGAATCTTCCACATTGTAG
- a CDS encoding type II toxin-antitoxin system VapB family antitoxin — protein sequence MSEPQLSVRSSKARDLAHALAKRTGQPINKLVERALERYDQELRQQQALTPMDALLDLMAEGRRDVPKGTTSAHDDLYDEHGLPR from the coding sequence ATGTCTGAACCACAGCTGTCTGTGCGCAGCTCCAAAGCACGTGATCTCGCCCATGCTCTGGCCAAACGCACTGGCCAGCCGATTAATAAGCTCGTCGAGCGGGCGCTGGAGCGCTACGATCAGGAATTGCGCCAGCAGCAGGCACTCACCCCTATGGATGCGCTTCTGGATCTCATGGCAGAAGGCCGCCGGGATGTGCCAAAGGGTACGACCTCTGCACATGATGATCTCTACGATGAGCACGGATTGCCACGATGA